The following nucleotide sequence is from Cicer arietinum cultivar CDC Frontier isolate Library 1 chromosome 2, Cicar.CDCFrontier_v2.0, whole genome shotgun sequence.
TAATACCTTGCATGCCATTTTGCTCCCTTATTGTTTGGAAGCATGAAATATCCTCAATTTGGACAACCTTTTGTTCTGCCATCTATACAATTTGGCatattaacaataatataaactttttttattcttaatttataaacaaatatattaactactaaagaaaaattaaattagtgaCGGAcattagaaaagaaaaacaaaattcgtcactaatttttttgttacaatattTATAGGAGGaaactaaaaacaaattttatgtttttactctctaaattttcaaaaaataaattcttcAGCAATATACTCGTATTCTCAATATTCATATATGaccataaattttcaatttttagttaataaaaatatcaaatctaGTTTTGTACTAAAAAAAGGACATTATCAAATTAATCTAGTTTCATTAGCCCTTAATATTTATTAGGCCATTACTTTAGTTTTGacattgaaataattaaattttcatgAAGTAATGAGAGTTGAAAAGAATAATCTATCACACCTTTTCAAAATCTTCTCTTGGCATTCCAATCCATCTCAAATTCTCTACCATCCTCTTTTCCTTAAACTCTTCATCTTGATCACCTATCTCTATAGATCTTGTGCTCAAATCTTCCCAAGGTTTGTCAACATAACTCATGGAGTTCAAATCATTTATGTGGTTATAGTTTGTGCCAACCATGAAAGTAAAATCATCTTCACAAGGAGCATAATTTTCATTGTCATCATACGCTTGTGAATAATTTGATTGATTCATCAATTCTTGAGAAGCATGAGTATGTGAAAGAATTTCTTGCAAGATATCAGTTTTAGTTTTGCTTCCTTGAGGAAAGTCCTCCACCACCAATGGAGGCATAGTAAACCTATGTTGCATCCTTGCACACTCTAGTGCAATATCCACCTTGCAAACCAAATCAAGGATTACATTACAATTTTGTTaactttaatattaatttagtgaCAAAATtagagacaatttttttttaccctcATTATTTTGTCggtataaatttttataataataattgcaaACCATGATTTAAATGAAAGGATATGTGACATTTAATCTAACCAATTTTAAATGCCACATATTATTGGACATGTCTCCCACACAAGATGTGACTTAGGTTTAGATTTAGAATTCTGCAATTGGTATGTTTCtcataatctaaatttttatgttACTCCCTCTTCCttgaaatttgattcttttagTCTCGGACACACAAAtcagaaaataataaatgtatgtAAGTTTAATCTTTTTTACCCTTTATtcattagataaaaataaaatttatttaatatatatttttggatttttaaggataaaaaaaaatatcgttaattatatattgattttctaaaagaaCCTAAATTTtaggataaaaataaaatacttaaaagcACTAAAGATCGAGGAccaaaagatgaagaaaaaaaatgtaacatttAAATCTCATTTCTTGGACTATACTCCAATTTTTGTGCATGAAATTATTTGTGTGTACCTTGGATGGAGGGTATGCTATAGGTCCATGATTAGTAAATGATGAAGAAGTTGGAAGAGTGAATGATGGATCATCATATGAGAAGTGTGAGCAATTTCCATGATCCCTATTGAGTGAAATCTGATTTCCAATATTGTGAGGTGAACAAGTGTTGATTTGCATCAAATAATTTGAACTATCTAAATCTTCACCTCTTCCTTGAGAAACGGTTGTAATTTGGTTATCATGGGTTGTAAGATTACCATATTGTCCCCCAACTTTAGGCACAATGACTGTATTCTTCTTGATCACACGACAAAGAGCATATGCATCCTGAGGATTTAAAAGGTACATCAAAATGtagaaattaaatataacaaaaaaaaaaaaaaaaaaaaaaaaaaaaaaaagatgaggaTGAACCTGCAATGCTGATGTAGTTTCACATTCCCTATCATGAAGACGATATTCATGCATAACCCAATTAGTGCGACAACCATGAGGTGCTCTTCCTCGATAGTAAACTAGGGTTTTCTTCATCCCAACTGCTTGAGCTTCTGAATTTACTTTTCTATCCTTCCCTGTTGCTTTCCAATATCCAGATTTTGTTGCACGATTCGTTCTTGATCCATTCGGGTACTTCCTATCTCGAGGGCTAAAGAAATACCACTCCATATCATTCCCTGGTAATAATGATTTTCCTGTAATTCAAATTCATGGTTAAGTATTTTCTTAATTACCTTCAAATTTTCATTATAATATTATCACATAGGAATAATAGTAGAATATTATATGTAACGAGAAAAGAGATTGATTATCAAAGCGGTTATATAATAATGTCAAAAAAATCTATTGATTTTTTGGCTGAGCGGTtacaaaatcaatatatttgtGATTTATGTTGCAATAGTCCAAATTTTGTGACGATATAGGTCGAtatttcaaatcaatcaaaCTATTATGAGGGTGTTGACCGCCAcagatttaaataattttttatttcaataattttgtgACTGTTTTCTATCGACACAAAAGTTActgtcaacaaaaaaaaattatttaagaaagTTTTGTACACTAATAATTAACAACTCATTTTGGATTTGTGAGTGTTTTttttccacaattttttttaagtgaacCATAAagtgtttattatatattggtaaaaaaaagtgtttattactatatattataaaaatgtacTATAGTATTTCTTTTACTTAGTTATGTTTCAATAATGATTTGTCTATAATCAGCGTGTTTTCACTCAaattatttgatgaatattttcCGTCAAAT
It contains:
- the NAC19 gene encoding NAC domain-containing protein 86, with product MAPVSLPPGFRFHPTDEELVAYYLKRKINGRNIELEIIAEVDLYKCEPWDLPGKSLLPGNDMEWYFFSPRDRKYPNGSRTNRATKSGYWKATGKDRKVNSEAQAVGMKKTLVYYRGRAPHGCRTNWVMHEYRLHDRECETTSALQDAYALCRVIKKNTVIVPKVGGQYGNLTTHDNQITTVSQGRGEDLDSSNYLMQINTCSPHNIGNQISLNRDHGNCSHFSYDDPSFTLPTSSSFTNHGPIAYPPSKVDIALECARMQHRFTMPPLVVEDFPQGSKTKTDILQEILSHTHASQELMNQSNYSQAYDDNENYAPCEDDFTFMVGTNYNHINDLNSMSYVDKPWEDLSTRSIEIGDQDEEFKEKRMVENLRWIGMPREDFEKMAEQKVVQIEDISCFQTIREQNGMQEYDQHNSNLDVNEFSIGFINDGDPNENFIEDGNMDDYSSSPSFYEVIEEIKVSHGLLVSTQQVAMTFFHQVVPSQIVQVQLNPKMIEKNNHSIKNVEAMMMIMENQGSLFRKFKAYVMGNLINPSKKIASLVVFLFSLLLMHCVYMEKEVEIWKQNLENVKEKRMRESYEIIKWNESKEVWFVGVKSEKGLSVVLKKIGIFLTMCLALCFMWASHSN